A window of Streptomyces broussonetiae genomic DNA:
GCCACCAGATGAAGACTCACGGCACGCAGGCCGCGACCGCCGCGGGCAACAACCTCTCCTACAGCGGCGGCAACGTCGTCACCAACCCGCGGATCTACGTCGTCTACTGGGGCAATCAGTGGGGCAGCGGCTCCACGGTCACCAACGACCCCTCGGGCGAGGCCGCACTGCAGCTGAACTTCTTCCAGCACGCATACGGCAGCGGTGACACCTGGTCCAACTCGCAGACCCAGTACTGCCAGGGCGTGGCCGTCGGCACCACCCAGTGCAACGGGTCCGGCACGGCGGTCGGCCACCCCGCCTCCAACCCCGTGGGCGGCACCTGGCTCGACAGCTCGGCCAAGGTCACCAGCAGACCGAGCGATGCCTCGATCGCCGCGGAGGCGGTCAAGGCCGCCGCGCACTTCGGGGTCTCCGGAGACAACGTCGAGGTCATCGTGGACCTGCCGCACGGCGTCGTGCCCAACGGCTTCAAGTCCCAGTACTGCGCCTGGCACGACCACACCACCACCGGTTCGGGCGCCGACCTGCCCTACACCAACATGCCGTACATCACGGACGCGGGTGCGGGATGCGGTGCGAACTTCGTCGCGGCGGGCTCGTCCGGGGTCAGCGGCGCCACCGAGGGCATCACCATCGTCGGCGGCCACGAGTACGCCGAGACCCTTACCGACCCCGCCCCGAGCAGCGGTTGGGTGGACAGCACGGGCTACGAGACCGGTGACAAGTGCGCCTGGATCTCCAGCGGGCAGGGCGCGTCCGCAATCGTCGGCCTGAACGGCACCAACTTCGCCGTGCAGTCGCTGTGGAGCAACAACTTCAACGGCGGGGCGGGTGGCTGCGTGGTCTCCTACACCGGCGCGAGCAACCAGCACTGACACCGCATCCGGTTCCGCGGGCCGAGCCCTTCCCCCACCGGGGCGGGCTCTGCCTGCGGGCTGATCCCCGGAGGTCGATCGTGAGCCGAGCCCTGTCCGTCCTGACACTCATGGCCGCCGCCCTGCTGTCCGCCTGCAGCGCCGCGCCAACCACGGTGGCCGCCGTCCCGGCGCCGTCCTCGGCCCCGCCGTCACCTCCGGCCTGCGCGAAGTTGCCGGCCGGCGTGCTGCCGCACTCCGCCGGCCAACTGACACAGGAACGCGAGGGCGTGTACTGCCTCCCGCGTGGTCAGCGGGTGGACGTCTTCCTGTCCGCGGGGAAGAGCGGCCGGTGGCAACCGGTCCAGACTGCCGGGAACGGCGTGCTGGCGCCCGCGAACACAGGCGTGATGACCGCACCGGTCGGCGTCACCCCGGCGATGTTCGTAGGCACGACGGACGGCACGGCGGTGCTGAGCAGTTCGAACCCGTCAGGAGGCAGGTGGCGGGTCACCATAGAGGTCAAGGGTTAGTGGGCCCCAACTGACCACCGCGCGGCCGGGGTTCTCCACCGACACCACATGGGTGCCGTCGAGCACATGGTTGACGGCCTGCGGATCGACCGACGGCCGTGTGGTCCTCGGCGTCGGCCTGTCGTCCCTGTCGGTGGCTGACCTCGCGTTCCGGTGCTGCCTGGGCCCCGCCCTTGCGGGCGGTGAATCCGGTGTCGGACAGGGGCGGTGGGAACGCCCGCTCGCTCGGCGACGGCCGCCGACGTCAGGGCGGAGCAGCCCGCCCGGTCTTCCGCGCCGCGCTCTAGCTGTTCACCAGCAGCATCTTGCCGAGGTGCCCACCGGCCTCCATGCGCCGGTGCGCCTCGGCGGCCTCGGCCATGGGCAGTTGCTGATCGATGAGCAGTTGCACGGCTCCGCTCTCGATCATCGGCCAGACGCGCTTCTGCACCTCGGCGACGATGGCGGCCTTCTGCTCCTTGGACCGGGTGCGCAGGGTGGTGCCGTGTACGGATGCGCGCTTGAACACCATCTCGGCCAGGTTGAGTCTGCCCTCGAGGCCGTTCTGGAGGCCGATGACGACAAGGCGCCCGTCGGTGGCGAGGGACCGGACGTTGCGCTCGAGGTAGTCGCCGCCGATGACGTCGAGGATCACGTCGTACGGGCCGTACTCGGCGAAGTCCTGTGTGCGGTAGTCGATCGCCAGGTCGGCGCCCAGTTCCTGCGCTCGTGCGACCTTCTCGGGTCCGCCGACGGTGGTGACGACCCGGGCGCCCAGCGCCTTGGCGATCTGGATCGCCGCGGTGCCGACGCCTCCGGCCCCTCCGTGCACGAGGAGGGTCTCGCCCTCGTTCAGCCCGGCGGTCATGACGATGTTGGACCACACCGTGGCGGCCGCTTCGGGGAGGCCCGCGGCCTCGACCAGGCCGATTCCCCTGGGCACCGTGAGCAGTTGTCCCGCGGGGACGGCGACTTTCTGCGCGTAGCCGCCTCCCGTCAGCAGCGCGCAGACCTCGTCGCCCACCCGCCATCCGCTCACGCCCTCGCCGACGGCGCTGATGCGGCCCGAGGCCTCCAGCCCCGGATACGGCGAAGTACCCGGCGCCAGGGGATAGAGGCCCCAACGCTGCATGATGTCCGCCCGGTTCAGGCCACCGGCCACCACATCGACGAGCACTTCACCGACGGCCGGCAGCGGGTCCTCGACCTCGATCCATTCCAGGACCTCAGGGCCACCGGGTTCCTTGATCGACACCGCCTTCATGACGCTCCGTTCACATGCCCCAATGTTTACACCACGCACATTAGATGGCGGGAGTGTGCAGTGTCAACATTAGGAGGCGCCACCCCGGTGAACGTCAGACCGGCAGCCGACTCCCGCCCGGACGGCGCCCCCGGAGCCGCCGGTGCGCCACCGACCGCCTGGGGCCCTTCCGGTCTGTAGGCACGCTGGTCGCCACAGGGTCCTGCCGTGGCGGGTCCGGACGCGGCCAGGGCGATGTCGGGACTCGTCCTCCTTCGGGGCTCGCGTGGTGTGGTGCAGCCAGGGCGGCACCGTACGCGTTGCGTGACCTCGAACGGCCTGCCCCACAAAGGTCGGCGTGGCATTGGCCCGGGCGACCCGCGGCCGGGCCGCCGCCGCCCGCGTCCCGCCGGCGAGTACGGTCGCTCCCTTGGCGACGGCGTCGTCGACGTGCGCGGTGACGGTCACCAGCTGAGAGGAGGTGGTGAGGCTGCCGACATCGATGCTGTAGTCGTATGCGGGGCCGATCTTGAGCCGCTTGGTACGGGCGACGAACGCGTCGACGAACCGGTCACGGATCGACTCGGCCACGTGCAGCCGCTCGGCGGAGACGCAGGCCGCGACCCCGAGATCTTCCAGGACTCCGACGGCTTCGACCTGCGACGGGTCGACTCCCGCCTCCAACTGGCCTTCGCGCACGGCCCGCACTTCAGTCTGGGCGCCCACCTTGCCCGCCTGGAAACCCGCGCCTGCCTCCTCGCGCTCCTCGACCGGCTCCCCGGCCTGCGCCTCGACGCGACCTCGCCCACCACGCCCAGGGGCCTGGTCTTCCAAAAGCCCCCGGCTCTGCGCGTCCACTGGGACGTACCGGCCCAGCGCTGACGCGGGCGCCGCCGGCCCGCTTCGCCCCCGCCCCCTCCCCCGATGACATGACCCCCACCCCGCGGTGTGGGGCAGCGTCGGACGGTGATTGGCTGTCCCCTGTTCCGTCAGCCAGTCGGCCCGTCCACGGAAAGGCCCCAGCCATGAGCAACCCCTACGCACTCGAGTACAAGGTCGTCACCTTTCGCGAGTCACTGATCGGAGACGCACTGGACAGCGACAAGCTGGAGAAGGTTCTGAACAAGCACGCCGAGGACGGCTGGGCTCTCAAGGCGATCACGTCCGCCGACGTCAAGGGCCGTATAGGGCCCGGTGCGGTCGAGGGCCTGCTGCTCACTCTGGAGCGTCCGCGCCGCTGACGACCGCCATTGCGCCGACCGTCGGCGTGACGGCGACGGGCCCCCTTGCGTCGAGGCAGGAACGCGGTGGCAGAGCGTGGGTGCCCGCCCTCGCACGCCTACAGAGTCGCTACCTCGCCGCGGCAACTGCCGGCACCGGTCCGCATGGCCGGCGAAGCTCGGCCTGATGGCACGGAGCGCGGGGATCGAGCTGGACCGACGCGTCGCGGACTGGGACGGAACGCCGTTCGCCCAGGACGCCACGGAGCACCTCTCCGCGTGGCGCAAACCGGGCTGCGGCCTCAGTCACGCGCACAGCGTACGAGGGTACGGCTGCCTGCCGGCCTATGCGCCGCGACGGACCCGGGCGGCCTTGCGGGCCTCGGCGATCTGGCGGGCCTCGGCGGACCGGCGGGACTCGCCACCGCCACCGGCCCGCCCCGGACGGTTGCCAAGGCCTCGGAAGGGGGCACCGCCGCGCTTCGGGCGCTCCACGACCGGCCCACTGCCGTCGACGGGGACGCCGGAGGGAGCCTGGGCGCCGGTGATGCGGCTCAGCTCGGCCTCGCCGGAGCGGACATGCGTGATCTGCGGCCTGATGCCTGCGTCGGACATGAGGCGGGCCATGTCCCGGCGCTGGCTGGGGAGGACCAGCGTGACGACGCTGCCGGACTCGCCGGCGCGGGCCGTGCGACCGCCACGGTGCAGGTAGTCCTTGTGGTCACTGGGCGGGTCGACATTGACGACGAGATCGAGGTCGTCGATGTGGATGCCCCGAGCCGCGACGTTGGTGGCCACCAGCACCGTGACGTCGCCGGTCCTGAACTGCGCCAGGGTGCGGGTGCGCTGGGGCTGCGACTTGCCGCCGTGCAGCGCCGCGGCCTTCACGCCGCTGCTCAGCAGGTGCTTGGTGAACTGGTCGACGGCATGCTTGGTGTCCAGGAACATGATCACGCGCCCGTCGCGGGCAGCGATCTCGGTGGCGGTGGCGTACTTGTCGGCGCCGTGCACCTGCAGCACGTGATGCTCCATGGTGGTGACCGCGCCCGCCGACGGGTCGACCGAATGGACGACCGGATCGCTGAGATAGCGATGGACCAGGAGGTCGATGTTGCGGTCCAGCGTGGCCGAGAACAGCATGCGCTGGCCATCGGGACGTACCTGGTCCAGCAGTGCGGTGACCTGCGGCAGGAAACCCATGTCCGCCATCTGGTCGGCTTCGTCCAGAACGGTGACGTGCACCCGGTCCAGGCGGCAGTCCTTGCGCTCGACGAGATCCGCGAGACGGCCGGGGGTCGCGACGACCACCTCGGCGCCGGCACGCAGCGCGCCGGCCTGCCGACCGATCGACATCCCCCCGACCACGGTGACCAGCCGCAGCTTCAGCAACCGGGCGTACGGTGTGAGCGCATCGGTGACCTGCTGGGCCAACTCGCGCGTGGGGACGAGGATCAGGGCCAGGGGCTTTCGCGACTCGGCACGCTGGCCGGCCGTGCGCACGAGGAGCGCCAGGCCGAAGGCGAGCGTCTTGCCCGATCCGGTGCGCCCGCGGCCCAGGACGTCGCGTCCCGCGAGGGAGTTCGGCAACGTGGCGGCCTGGATCGGGAACGGCTCGTTCAGGCCGAGACTGGTGAGCATCCTCAGCAACTCGACGGGCATGTCCAGTTCACCGAAGGTCGCGACCGCGGGGAGGGCCGGGGTGACGGTGACCGGCAGCGCGAACTCCCCCTGCGGTGCGGAGGGACGGCGCCTGGTGTCGCCGGGACCGACGTCGGGGCGGCCCGGGCCCTGCGGACGGAAACGGTCGTTCGTGCGAGTTGAACGGCTCATGGAGAACCTTCCTCGGCAGGGCGCGCATCGAGGAATTCCCGACGGGAATGAGCCGGAAGAATCGCAAGAACGGGCCGAATGTGAGACTGAAAGAATTCCGCTGGAATACAGGAGGCAGCAAGCTGGGGCCCCGCCGTGAGGCGGGGCCCCAGCCCTCTCATATGCTTCGACGTCAGGCGGGAGTGATGTTCTCCGCCTGCAGGCCCTTCTGGCCCTGAACCACGTCGAAGTTCACCTTCTGACCTTCCTGGAGCTCACGGAAGCCCTGGGCGGCGATGTTCGAGTAGTGGGCGAAGACGTCCGGGCCGCCACCGTCCTGCTCGATGAAGCCGAAGCCCTTTTCCGCGTTGAACCACTTGACGGTGCCAGTAGCCATGTCACATCTCCTCGGGGGCAGTGCCCGCGGGCCCACACCGTGTGGACCCCTGCGTTGCCACAATGAACCCCGTCCGGATAAGCACCGGAGATACAAAAATGCCCGACGACATGCAGTCGCCGAGGCACTTGAAGTTTCGGGAACCACAACTGCAACTACAACAAGTTTAGCACGGTACGCGCAGCTGCAATGTTTTCGCTCACGACCCAAGGGCATGACCTCGCCGGAGCACCGGATTCAAACACACTTCTCGGCTCGGAATATCCGGATTTGTTTCCATGAAATACGGGCCCGGAATGCCTCGGTGGCGTGAATCCGACCGTACCGGCGGTGCCGGCCGTGCCGGCCGCTGGAACGCGCTGGGACCTCAACCGCAGTCGAGCTGGCCCGCGTTGTGCTTGGCGTCGAGTATCCGACGCACGCTGTCGTTGACCTTGGCCCGGAACGAGGCGTCCTGCTGCATCCGGGCCTGGATGCCTTGCGCCATCGCGGGTACCGTGCTCGGCCGCACCGTGAGGATCATGTCTCCGCCCGCCGCGATGAAGTTCACGGCCCGCTGGGCAGGGGTGAAGGACCGTACCGCGACCGCGTTGCCGAGGTCGTCCGAGATGACCACGCCCTTGAAGCCGAGCTGGCTGCGCAGCAGGTGATCGATGACCGTGGGCGAGAAGGCCGCCAGGTGCTTGGGGTCGATCTTGGTGTAGGTGGCCGACGAGACCATCACGAAAGGTGACCCGGCCCGGATTCCGGCGCGGAACGGCGCGAGGCTGCCACTGTCGGCAGTCGTCACCGAGTCCACGACGTTGGCGGTGGTGTCGGTGTTGCCGATCACCTGGCCCAGACCGGGAAAGTGCTTGAGCGTGGTCATCACGCCCGACTGCGCGAAGCCGGCGGCGAAGGCGCTGGTGTGGGAGGTCACGGTGTCTGCGGTATGGCCGTACTCCCGCTGGAAGGAACCGATGGGGATGTTGCGGGTGCCCAGCGCGGCCGGGACCACGTCGGCGACCGGGGCCAGGTTCAGGTTGACCCCGGCAGCCTTGAGTTGCCTGGCCCACTCGGCCGCCTGGGTACGCAGCGTCGCGGTCGGCCAGCCGCCCTGGGTCAGGCCGCTGGGCATGGCCGAGAAGCCGGGGCCGCTGAGCACCTGTACCCGGCCGCCCTCCTGGTCCGTCGCGACCAAGAGGCCGACCCGCCGGCCGGCGACCTGGTCCGCTTGGCCTCGGAAACCGTCGACGAGCTTTCTGGTCGCCGTCGTACCGGCGGTGCTGCGGCCGGTCAGCATGACGGACCCCACATGGTTGTCACGCAGAGTGCGCAGCTGGGCCTGGTCGGGTTGGGCCGCGGAGATTCCCCCCATGAGAAGCTGGCCGACCCGTTGAGCGGTGGTCATGCCGGACAGGTATCGGTCCGTGCAGGTGGCGGCAGTCGCCGACGGGACGGTGCTCGCGGTGACCGGGGCAGCATCGGTGCTGGTAGGGCTCGGCAGTGCACTGCCGGCACCCAGGGTTCGGCTGCCATGGCTTGCAGCGGGGGACCGGGGGGAGCCGGCGGGCGCCCCTGGCGCCACCGACGCACCACAGCCTGTGACGGCGAGCGCCAGGGTGACCAGCGGGACCCCGGTGCGCAGGGCTATGCGGCGGCGGCTCCTGGGCTGCTGCCGGACGCGTATGGTCATGCTTCTTCCTCCGGCCTGGACGAGCCGGGGTTACCGCGCGCTGCGTAGCCGCTTCCGTCACGGCGACCCCGGCTTGCTGCGTCCATCACACCGTACGTTATTGGGCATTTGATCGCCCCTTGGTCGATACCACCCGAGGAACGACAGATGCATCTGGCGGTTGGGGCTGTCTCTATTGGTAAAGCAGCGCAGGGAAACCAACGGCGCCGTTCCGCACGACCGTTACGCCTCAGTGCCGGCCCCGCCCCGCACGGACCTCCCCGCTCGGTGCAACCTACGGAGCCCCTGGACCTCGTCGTCCAGCCGGCCGCGTCCGGCGCGACGGACACCGGGCCCGCCGAGCCGAGCAGTCAATCAGCACCGGGATTTGCGCAGCAGTCCGGGTCTGCGGCGCGGAACTGGTCGGCCTCGACCGCCGGCTGAAGTCCACGGGCTCGCTCAGTGGCCCCTCAACACCGGCTGTTGCGCCCGGCGTTCGGACCGGCTCCGAGAAGAGGGCCTGCCCTGTACCACCTCGGCTCGCAACAGGAACTCGTGAGACCGTCCACCCGGGAGTCCGCGAAGGTGGGGAGGTCGTCCACCTGGAACGTGTCCACGGGCACGAGGCCCTGCAGCTGACGTCCCGCAGCGACGGCAGCCTGCCTCTGTCCTGTACCGGCGGGGGCAAGGCCCTGGAGAAGATCAAGGTCTCGGGCCTCGCCTACGAGGAGCAGGGAGGCCGCCCTGCGGGTGAGCTGTGTCGCGGCGCCCGTTTCCGTCGGCGGCAGCACGGTGGCCGCCCTTTCCGTGGCCGTGCCCCGCTCCCGGTTCCGTCCCGTCCAACTTGCCCCCGCGGTACGGACTGCGGCCCTGGGGCCGTCCCGCGTCCTATGCGGGGACGGCCGGCTGTCGGGCCGACAGGGTTGACCGGGCCGAGCCGGCCGTCGGCGATCGCCGTGCGGACGGGCGGTTGGCTCCGTCTCGGCGCGCCGGGCATGTCGCACACCGGTCCTTCTCCCCCGGAAGTCGGGGTGGCGTGCCTACGGGGTGTGTCTCAGTACCCGCTTTTCAAAAACCATCGACAGGCCCACCAAAACGGCGGGGTGGCGTGCGCAGATGAGGAGGCGGGTCGCCGACGAGGACGTCGGCACTGACGCTCTGCCGTTCGGGAACTCAGCCGCTGTGAGATGCGGTCAGCCCTGGTCGGGGGCTCCCGTTCTCACACAGGATGTGCCATCGGAGGTCCTGGAGCGCCTGTCCGGGCTCCAACCCCAGTTCGTTTCGCAGGGTTTCCCGAGCCGATCGATAGACCTGCAGGGCCTCGCCGGCCCGGCCGCAGTTACTCAATGCGATCATCAGCTGCCGGTAGAACGTCTCGTGCAGCGGATAGTCCTGCAGCAGCGAATAGAGGTAGCTCACCGATTCGCGATCCCGACCCAACTCGAGGTGCGAATCGATCATCATCTCGATGAATTCGATGCGAAGCTCTTCCAGCCACGTCGAGAATCGAGCAACGGCCGGGCTCTCGCGCAGGTCGCCC
This region includes:
- a CDS encoding NAD(P)H-quinone oxidoreductase; the protein is MKAVSIKEPGGPEVLEWIEVEDPLPAVGEVLVDVVAGGLNRADIMQRWGLYPLAPGTSPYPGLEASGRISAVGEGVSGWRVGDEVCALLTGGGYAQKVAVPAGQLLTVPRGIGLVEAAGLPEAAATVWSNIVMTAGLNEGETLLVHGGAGGVGTAAIQIAKALGARVVTTVGGPEKVARAQELGADLAIDYRTQDFAEYGPYDVILDVIGGDYLERNVRSLATDGRLVVIGLQNGLEGRLNLAEMVFKRASVHGTTLRTRSKEQKAAIVAEVQKRVWPMIESGAVQLLIDQQLPMAEAAEAHRRMEAGGHLGKMLLVNS
- a CDS encoding DEAD/DEAH box helicase is translated as MSRSTRTNDRFRPQGPGRPDVGPGDTRRRPSAPQGEFALPVTVTPALPAVATFGELDMPVELLRMLTSLGLNEPFPIQAATLPNSLAGRDVLGRGRTGSGKTLAFGLALLVRTAGQRAESRKPLALILVPTRELAQQVTDALTPYARLLKLRLVTVVGGMSIGRQAGALRAGAEVVVATPGRLADLVERKDCRLDRVHVTVLDEADQMADMGFLPQVTALLDQVRPDGQRMLFSATLDRNIDLLVHRYLSDPVVHSVDPSAGAVTTMEHHVLQVHGADKYATATEIAARDGRVIMFLDTKHAVDQFTKHLLSSGVKAAALHGGKSQPQRTRTLAQFRTGDVTVLVATNVAARGIHIDDLDLVVNVDPPSDHKDYLHRGGRTARAGESGSVVTLVLPSQRRDMARLMSDAGIRPQITHVRSGEAELSRITGAQAPSGVPVDGSGPVVERPKRGGAPFRGLGNRPGRAGGGGESRRSAEARQIAEARKAARVRRGA
- a CDS encoding glycoside hydrolase family 3 N-terminal domain-containing protein translates to MTIRVRQQPRSRRRIALRTGVPLVTLALAVTGCGASVAPGAPAGSPRSPAASHGSRTLGAGSALPSPTSTDAAPVTASTVPSATAATCTDRYLSGMTTAQRVGQLLMGGISAAQPDQAQLRTLRDNHVGSVMLTGRSTAGTTATRKLVDGFRGQADQVAGRRVGLLVATDQEGGRVQVLSGPGFSAMPSGLTQGGWPTATLRTQAAEWARQLKAAGVNLNLAPVADVVPAALGTRNIPIGSFQREYGHTADTVTSHTSAFAAGFAQSGVMTTLKHFPGLGQVIGNTDTTANVVDSVTTADSGSLAPFRAGIRAGSPFVMVSSATYTKIDPKHLAAFSPTVIDHLLRSQLGFKGVVISDDLGNAVAVRSFTPAQRAVNFIAAGGDMILTVRPSTVPAMAQGIQARMQQDASFRAKVNDSVRRILDAKHNAGQLDCG
- a CDS encoding cold-shock protein — translated: MATGTVKWFNAEKGFGFIEQDGGGPDVFAHYSNIAAQGFRELQEGQKVNFDVVQGQKGLQAENITPA
- a CDS encoding DUF4177 domain-containing protein, translating into MSNPYALEYKVVTFRESLIGDALDSDKLEKVLNKHAEDGWALKAITSADVKGRIGPGAVEGLLLTLERPRR
- a CDS encoding aldehyde dehydrogenase family protein; translated protein: MRAVREGQLEAGVDPSQVEAVGVLEDLGVAACVSAERLHVAESIRDRFVDAFVARTKRLKIGPAYDYSIDVGSLTTSSQLVTVTAHVDDAVAKGATVLAGGTRAAAARPRVARANATPTFVGQAVRGHATRTVPPWLHHTTRAPKEDESRHRPGRVRTRHGRTLWRPACLQTGRAPGGRWRTGGSGGAVRAGVGCRSDVHRGGAS
- a CDS encoding cytochrome P450 family protein codes for the protein MQPLGGDAGRDPEIFQDSDGFDLRRVDSRLQLAFAHGPHFSLGAHLARLETRACLLALLDRLPGLRLDATSPTTPRGLVFQKPPALRVHWDVPAQR